CCGTCTCGGGAGACATGCCGCGTCCGGTATCGGTGACGCGCAGGATCACGATCGCGTCGTCCTCCAGGCCGCCTCGGCTCGCGGCGATACAAAGTTCGCCGCCCTCCGGCATCGCTTCCCTGGCATTGACCACGAGATTGAGCACGGCGTTCTCGAATTCCCGGACGTCGCAGAAGACCGGGGGCAGATCGCCATCGAGATCCAGCTCGACCCGGATGGCGTCACCGGCCATCCAGCGTATCGGCTGTTCGAGCGCGCCGAGCGCCAGGTCGATGTGCATGACT
Above is a window of Rhizomicrobium sp. DNA encoding:
- a CDS encoding ATP-binding protein; this encodes MHIDLALGALEQPIRWMAGDAIRVELDLDGDLPPVFCDVREFENAVLNLVVNAREAMPEGGELCIAASRGGLEDDAIVILRVTDTGRGMSPETAKRAFQPRFTTKAIGRGNGLGLAMVADFVRRVGGSAQIESTPRQGTSIVLRIPGCGN